From the genome of Mustela lutreola isolate mMusLut2 chromosome 16, mMusLut2.pri, whole genome shotgun sequence, one region includes:
- the FOSB gene encoding protein FosB isoform X1 → MFQAFPGDYDSGSRCSSSPSAESQYLSSVDSFGSPPTAAASQECAGLGEMPGSFVPTVTAITTSQDLQWLVQPTLISSMAQSQGQPLASQPPAVDPYDMPGTSYSTPGMSGYSSGGATGSGGPSTSGTTSGPGPARPARARPRRPREETLTPEEEEKRRVRRERNKLAAAKCRNRRRELTDRLQAETDQLEEEKAELESEIAELQKEKERLEFVLVAHKPGCKIPYEEGPGPGPMAEVRDLPGSASTKEDGFSWLLPPPPPPPLPFQTSQDASPNLTASLFTHSEVQVLGDPFPVVNPSYTSSFVLTCPEVSAFTGAQRPSGSDQPTDPLNSPSLLAL, encoded by the exons ATGTTTCAAGCTTTCCCCGGAGACTACGACTCCGGCTCCCGGTGCAGCTCCTCACCCTCCGCCGAGTCTCAGTATCTGTCTTCAGTGGACTCCTTCGGCAGTCCACCCACCGCCGCCGCCTCCCAG GAGTGCGCCGGTCTCGGGGAAATGCCCGGTTCCTTCGTGCCCACGGTCACCGCGATCACAACCAGCCAGGACCTCCAGTGGCTCGTGCAACCCACCCTCATCTCTTCCATGGCCCAGTCCCAGGGGCAACCACtggcctcccagcccccagctgtTGACCCCTACGACATGCCAGGAACCAGTTACTCCACGCCAGGCATGAGCGGCTACAGCAGCGGCGGAGCTACTGGCAGTGGTGGACCTTCCACCAGCGGAACCACCAGTGGACCTGGGCCTGCCCGCCCGGCCCGAGCCCGGCCTCGGAGACCCCGAGAGGAGACG CTTACtccggaggaggaggagaagagaagggttCGTCGGGAACGCAACAAATTGGCAGCAGCTAAGTGTAGGAACCGTCGGAGGGAGCTGACTGACCGACTCCAGGCG GAGACAGATCAGTtggaggaagaaaaggcagagcTGGAGTCGGAGATCGCTGAGCTCCAAAAGGAGAAGGAGCGTCTGGAGTTTGTGCTGGTGGCCCACAAACCGGGCTGCAAGATCCCCTACGAAGAGGGGCCGGGGCCCGGCCCGATGGCGGAGGTGAGAGATTTGCCGGGGTCGGCATCCACTAAGGAAGATGGTTTCAGCTGGCTGCTGCCGCCCCCGCCACCACCGCCCCTGCCCTTCCAGACCAGCCAAGACGCATCCCCCAACCTGACAGCTTCTCTCTTTACACACAGTGAAGTTCAAGTCCTCGGCGACCCCTTCCCCGTTGTTAACCCTTCGTACACTTCCTCGTTTGTCCTCACCTGCCCGGAGGTCTCCGCGTTCACCGGCGCCCAACGCCCCAGCGGCAGTGACCAGCCCACCGACCCCCTGAACTCGCCCTCCCTTCTTGCTCTGTGA
- the FOSB gene encoding protein FosB isoform X3 yields MFQAFPGDYDSGSRCSSSPSAESQYLSSVDSFGSPPTAAASQECAGLGEMPGSFVPTVTAITTSQDLQWLVQPTLISSMAQSQGQPLASQPPAVDPYDMPGTSYSTPGMSGYSSGGATGSGGPSTSGTTSGPGPARPARARPRRPREETLTPEEEEKRRVRRERNKLAAAKCRNRRRELTDRLQAETDQLEEEKAELESEIAELQKEKERLEFVLVAHKPGCKIPYEEGPGPGPMAE; encoded by the exons ATGTTTCAAGCTTTCCCCGGAGACTACGACTCCGGCTCCCGGTGCAGCTCCTCACCCTCCGCCGAGTCTCAGTATCTGTCTTCAGTGGACTCCTTCGGCAGTCCACCCACCGCCGCCGCCTCCCAG GAGTGCGCCGGTCTCGGGGAAATGCCCGGTTCCTTCGTGCCCACGGTCACCGCGATCACAACCAGCCAGGACCTCCAGTGGCTCGTGCAACCCACCCTCATCTCTTCCATGGCCCAGTCCCAGGGGCAACCACtggcctcccagcccccagctgtTGACCCCTACGACATGCCAGGAACCAGTTACTCCACGCCAGGCATGAGCGGCTACAGCAGCGGCGGAGCTACTGGCAGTGGTGGACCTTCCACCAGCGGAACCACCAGTGGACCTGGGCCTGCCCGCCCGGCCCGAGCCCGGCCTCGGAGACCCCGAGAGGAGACG CTTACtccggaggaggaggagaagagaagggttCGTCGGGAACGCAACAAATTGGCAGCAGCTAAGTGTAGGAACCGTCGGAGGGAGCTGACTGACCGACTCCAGGCG GAGACAGATCAGTtggaggaagaaaaggcagagcTGGAGTCGGAGATCGCTGAGCTCCAAAAGGAGAAGGAGCGTCTGGAGTTTGTGCTGGTGGCCCACAAACCGGGCTGCAAGATCCCCTACGAAGAGGGGCCGGGGCCCGGCCCGATGGCGGAG TGA
- the FOSB gene encoding protein FosB isoform X2, which yields MFQAFPGDYDSGSRCSSSPSAESQYLSSVDSFGSPPTAAASQSQGQPLASQPPAVDPYDMPGTSYSTPGMSGYSSGGATGSGGPSTSGTTSGPGPARPARARPRRPREETLTPEEEEKRRVRRERNKLAAAKCRNRRRELTDRLQAETDQLEEEKAELESEIAELQKEKERLEFVLVAHKPGCKIPYEEGPGPGPMAEVRDLPGSASTKEDGFSWLLPPPPPPPLPFQTSQDASPNLTASLFTHSEVQVLGDPFPVVNPSYTSSFVLTCPEVSAFTGAQRPSGSDQPTDPLNSPSLLAL from the exons ATGTTTCAAGCTTTCCCCGGAGACTACGACTCCGGCTCCCGGTGCAGCTCCTCACCCTCCGCCGAGTCTCAGTATCTGTCTTCAGTGGACTCCTTCGGCAGTCCACCCACCGCCGCCGCCTCCCAG TCCCAGGGGCAACCACtggcctcccagcccccagctgtTGACCCCTACGACATGCCAGGAACCAGTTACTCCACGCCAGGCATGAGCGGCTACAGCAGCGGCGGAGCTACTGGCAGTGGTGGACCTTCCACCAGCGGAACCACCAGTGGACCTGGGCCTGCCCGCCCGGCCCGAGCCCGGCCTCGGAGACCCCGAGAGGAGACG CTTACtccggaggaggaggagaagagaagggttCGTCGGGAACGCAACAAATTGGCAGCAGCTAAGTGTAGGAACCGTCGGAGGGAGCTGACTGACCGACTCCAGGCG GAGACAGATCAGTtggaggaagaaaaggcagagcTGGAGTCGGAGATCGCTGAGCTCCAAAAGGAGAAGGAGCGTCTGGAGTTTGTGCTGGTGGCCCACAAACCGGGCTGCAAGATCCCCTACGAAGAGGGGCCGGGGCCCGGCCCGATGGCGGAGGTGAGAGATTTGCCGGGGTCGGCATCCACTAAGGAAGATGGTTTCAGCTGGCTGCTGCCGCCCCCGCCACCACCGCCCCTGCCCTTCCAGACCAGCCAAGACGCATCCCCCAACCTGACAGCTTCTCTCTTTACACACAGTGAAGTTCAAGTCCTCGGCGACCCCTTCCCCGTTGTTAACCCTTCGTACACTTCCTCGTTTGTCCTCACCTGCCCGGAGGTCTCCGCGTTCACCGGCGCCCAACGCCCCAGCGGCAGTGACCAGCCCACCGACCCCCTGAACTCGCCCTCCCTTCTTGCTCTGTGA
- the RTN2 gene encoding reticulon-2 isoform X2: MGSKVADLLYWKDTRTSGVVFTGLMVSLLCLLHFSIVSVTAHVALLLLCGTISLRVYRKVLQAVHRGDGANPFQAYLDVDLTLTREQMERLSQQIASRVVSVAIQLRHFFLVEDLVDSLKLALLFYILTFVGAVFNGLTLLILGVICLFTVPLLYRQHQAQMDQYVGLVTNQLSHIKAKIRAKIPGSGALASAAAAVSGAKAKAE; the protein is encoded by the exons ATGGGGAGTAAAG tGGCGGACCTGCTGTACTGGAAGGACACAAGGACATCAGGAGTGGTCTTCACCGGCCTCAtggtctccctgctctgcctcctgcACTTTAGCATCGTGTCCGTGACCGCCCACGTGGCCCTGTTGCTGCTCTGTGGCACCATCTCTCTCAGGGTTTACCGAAAAGTGCTGCAGGCTGTGCACCGGGGGGACGGTGCCAACCCCTTCCA GGCCTATCTGGATGTGGACCTGACCCTGACTCGGGAGCAGATGGAACGTTTGTCCCAGCAGATTGCCTCCCGAGTGGTCTCTGTGGCCATCCAGCTGCGGCATTTCTTCCTGGTAGAAGACCTCGTGGACTCCCTCAAG CTGGCCCTTCTCTTCTACATCTTGACCTTCGTGGGTGCCGTCTTCAATGGTTTGACTCTTCTCATTCTGG GAGTGATCTGTTTATTCACTGTCCCCTTGCTGTATCGGCAACACCAG GCCCAGATGGACCAGTATGTGGGATTGGTGACCAATCAGTTGAGCCACATCAAAGCCAA GATCCGAGCtaagatcccagggtccggaGCCCTTGCCTCTGCAGCAGCCGCAGTCTCCGGAGCCAAAGCCAAAGCCGAATGA
- the RTN2 gene encoding reticulon-2 isoform X1, with protein MGQVLPVFAHCKEAPSTASSTPDSTEGGNDDSDFRELHTAREFSEDDEEETTSQDWGTPRELTFSYIAFDGVVGSGARRDSSARRPRPQGRSISEPRDPLPQPGLGDSLESIPSLSQSPEPGRRGDPDTAPPAERPLEDLGLQLDQLGWAARGVGSGEDSATSSSTPLEDEEPDGPEAGEAGKELDLKLGLLQSSPPQEVLTPQPSPGSGTPQAGTPSPPQSRDSNSWPDEPSLDQKEEEQWGHLEREPITGRCLDSMDQSEFTLEPLLLVADLLYWKDTRTSGVVFTGLMVSLLCLLHFSIVSVTAHVALLLLCGTISLRVYRKVLQAVHRGDGANPFQAYLDVDLTLTREQMERLSQQIASRVVSVAIQLRHFFLVEDLVDSLKLALLFYILTFVGAVFNGLTLLILGVICLFTVPLLYRQHQAQMDQYVGLVTNQLSHIKAKIRAKIPGSGALASAAAAVSGAKAKAE; from the exons ATGGGGCAGGTCCTACCGGTCTTCGCCCACTGCA AAGAAGCTCCGTCTACAGCGTCCTCTACCCCTGACTCCACAGAAG GAGGGAATGACGACTCAGATTTTCGGGAGCTTCACACAGCCCGAGAATTCTCAGAGGACGACGAAGAGGAGACCACGTCGCAGGACTGGGGCACCCCCCGGGAGCTGACCTTCTCCTACATCGCCTTCGACGGTGTGGTGGGCTCTGGAGCACGCCGGGATTCATCTGCACGCCGCCCCCGGCCCCAGGGCCGCTCCATCTCAGAACCGCGAGACCCACTCCCTCAGCCCGGCCTGGGCGACAGCTTGGAGAGCATCCCCAGCCTGAGCCAATCCCCGGAACCTGGGCGCCGTGGTGACCCCGACACTGCCCCTCCAGCCGAACGCCCCCTGGAGGACCTAGGACTCCAGCTGGACCAGCTGGGCTGGGCAGCCCGGGGAGTGGGGTCCGGAGAAGACTCTGCCACCAGTAGCTCTACCCCACTAGAGGACGAGGAGCCTGATGGGCCGGAGGCTGGAGAGGCTGGGAAAG AACTGGACCTAAAACTTGGACTCCTTCAGTCCTCACCGCCGCAGGAAGTCTTGACTCCGCAGCCCAGCCCCGGCTCTGGAACCCCCCAGGCCGGTACCCCGTCCCCACCCCAATCCCGGGATTCGAACTCTTGGCCTGATGAGCCCTCGCTGGAccagaaggaggaagagcagTGGGGGCATCTGGAGCGGGAGCCAATCACGGGGCGGTGCCTCGATAGCATGGACCAATCAGAATTCACATTGGAACCACTCCTTCTAG tGGCGGACCTGCTGTACTGGAAGGACACAAGGACATCAGGAGTGGTCTTCACCGGCCTCAtggtctccctgctctgcctcctgcACTTTAGCATCGTGTCCGTGACCGCCCACGTGGCCCTGTTGCTGCTCTGTGGCACCATCTCTCTCAGGGTTTACCGAAAAGTGCTGCAGGCTGTGCACCGGGGGGACGGTGCCAACCCCTTCCA GGCCTATCTGGATGTGGACCTGACCCTGACTCGGGAGCAGATGGAACGTTTGTCCCAGCAGATTGCCTCCCGAGTGGTCTCTGTGGCCATCCAGCTGCGGCATTTCTTCCTGGTAGAAGACCTCGTGGACTCCCTCAAG CTGGCCCTTCTCTTCTACATCTTGACCTTCGTGGGTGCCGTCTTCAATGGTTTGACTCTTCTCATTCTGG GAGTGATCTGTTTATTCACTGTCCCCTTGCTGTATCGGCAACACCAG GCCCAGATGGACCAGTATGTGGGATTGGTGACCAATCAGTTGAGCCACATCAAAGCCAA GATCCGAGCtaagatcccagggtccggaGCCCTTGCCTCTGCAGCAGCCGCAGTCTCCGGAGCCAAAGCCAAAGCCGAATGA